The DNA sequence TCAACCTGACAAGAGATCCAGAGGCCGGTCGGACCTTTCTCGGGGTCTTCGAAACAGTGGACCAGGCCACTGAAACAGTGAGCGGTCTGATCGGAGCTGGAATTGTTCCTGCGGCTCTCGAGATGCTTGATAACCTGATGATTCGAGCGGTCGAGGAAGCCTTCGGATTCGGATTTCCGACAGAGGCAGGAGCGGTTCTTATCATCGAGGTGGATGGAGTACGAGCAGGTCTCGACCGGGAATCGGAAGCCGTGCAGCAGATTGTGCGGGCCAAGGGTGGATCCGTGAAGAACGCGATCTCATGGTCAACGAGAAAAGAACCGGAGTACGTGGCGATCTGGAAAGCTCGAAAATCTGCCTTCGGCGCGATTGGTCGTCTCAGTCCAACCTTCTGCACCCAGGACGGGGTTGTACCTCGAACCAAACTGCCCCACATCCTGCGTCGGATTACGGAGATTGGGGAGAAATATCAAATCCAGATCGCGAATGTCTTCCACGCAGGCGATGGTAACATTCATCCGATCCTCTTATTCGATGAGCGTGACCCCGACCAAATTCGAAAAGTCCTCGAGGCCAGTCACGAAATTCTCGACGAATGCATTGCATGCGGTGGAAGCGTCTCCGGGGAACACGGAATCGGTGTTGAAAAACTGGAATTCATGCCCAAACTCTTCTCCTCGAGCGACTTGGATGCGATGGTTGCCATCCGCAACGTCTTTAACCCTGAGGGGCGGTGTAGCCCCGGGAAGATGTTGCCGATCGGGGTTGGTTGCATCGAGCGCAAGAGCCCCGGTCGTCGGGCCTCTGCATGATCTTTAGGTCGACCAGTGGAGCCACGATGTGAGGTGGCGCCGTGAGCAAACGTCCAAGGC is a window from the Tautonia rosea genome containing:
- a CDS encoding FAD-binding oxidoreductase; translated protein: MAVAQTVNISESLRAELTQIVGEENLLHHRDELIVYECDGYVIEKNVPDVVVFPTSTRQVVDIVKLCQRYDVPFVPRGAGTSLSGGTLAVGGGIMICLTRMKQILEINHRDGYAVVEPGVVNVWLTRALAGSGFHYAPDPSSQTACTVGGNVATNSGGPHTLKYGVTVNHVRGVELVLPDGRVVEIGGKTQDVPGLDLTGLVVGNEGTFGIVTKVIVNLTRDPEAGRTFLGVFETVDQATETVSGLIGAGIVPAALEMLDNLMIRAVEEAFGFGFPTEAGAVLIIEVDGVRAGLDRESEAVQQIVRAKGGSVKNAISWSTRKEPEYVAIWKARKSAFGAIGRLSPTFCTQDGVVPRTKLPHILRRITEIGEKYQIQIANVFHAGDGNIHPILLFDERDPDQIRKVLEASHEILDECIACGGSVSGEHGIGVEKLEFMPKLFSSSDLDAMVAIRNVFNPEGRCSPGKMLPIGVGCIERKSPGRRASA